In a single window of the Anguilla rostrata isolate EN2019 chromosome 6, ASM1855537v3, whole genome shotgun sequence genome:
- the LOC135256901 gene encoding alpha-N-acetylgalactosaminidase-like isoform X1 codes for MFSPHSFLPRMGLPGVIFALALTTVATALDNGLMRTPPMGWLAWERYRCDIDCDNDPKNCISEVLFRDMADRLAEDGWRELGYDYINIDDCWSSRKRDEQGRLQPDPKRFPGGIPKLARYVHDRGLKLGIYGDLGTHTCMGYPGTTLDKIDTDAQTFADWGIDMLKLDGCYSNATEQEKGYPLMSKALNATGRPIGYSCSWPAYQGGLPPKVNYTQLGSICNLWRNYGDIQDSWDSVLNIVDWFSNHQDILQPVAGPGRWNDPDMLLIGDFGLSVDQSRSQMALWAIMAAPLFMSNDLRTLNSEARTILQNKGVIAINQDKMGVQGRRILKEKYGIEVYWRPLSNAASALVFFSRRTDMPYRYTTSLGKLNYTAASYQVYDVFSEKVMPRLSDTTDFTISINPSGVVMWYIIPPALLGQSQMGGGEYPNFRRKYRVSQRGGVGLPFSL; via the exons A TGTTTTCTCCCCATTCGTTTCTACCAAGAATGGGCTTGCCAGGGGTTATTTTTGCATTGGCACTCACCACAGTCGCCACTGCTTTGGACAATGGTTTGATGAGGACCCCTCCTATGGGATGGTTGGCATGGGAACGATATCGCTGTGACATTGATTGTGACAATGACCCCAAGAACTGCATCAG TGAGGTGCTTTTCAGGGATATGGCTGACAGGTTGGCAGAGGATGGCTGGAGGGAGCTGGGGTACGATTATATCAATATTGACGACTGCTGGTCCTCCAGGAAGAGAGACGAACAGGGGCGGCTGCAGCCAGATCCCAAAAG GTTTCCAGGGGGAATTCCAAAACTGGCACGCTATGTTCATGACCGTGGATTGAAGTTGGGCATCTACGGAGACCTGGGGACTCACACCTGCATGGGCTACCCTGGTACCACACTGGACAAGATtgacacagatgcacagacgtTTGCGGACTGGGGCATCGACATGCTCAAACTGGATGGCTGCTACTCCAATGCCACAGAGCAGGAGAAGG GCTACCCGCTCATGTCAAAGGCTCTGAATGCCACAGGGCGTCCCATTGGCTATTCCTGCAGTTGGCCTGCCTACCAGGGTGGGCTTCCGCCCAAG gtgAACTACACACAGCTGGGCTCAATATGCAACCTGTGGCGTAACTATGGTGACATCCAGGACTCATGGGATAGCGTGCTGAACATTGTGGACTGGTTCTCCAACCATCAGGACATTCTACAGCCTGTCGCGGGCCCTGGCCGCTGGAATGACCCTGACATG CTGCTCATTGGGGACTTTGGGCTCAGTGTGGACCAGTCTCGCTCTCAGATGGCTCTGTGGGCAATCATGGCCGCACCACTTTTCATGTCCAATGACCTTCGAACTCTGAACAGCGAAGCACGGACCATCCTACAAAACAAGGGCGTCATTGCCATCAACCAGGACAAAATGGGTGTCCAGGGCAGACGCATTCTGAAG GAGAAGTATGGCATTGAGGTATACTGGCGCCCCCTGTCAAACGCAGCCAGCGCTCTGGTGTTCTTCAGTCGCCGGACTGACATGCCGTATCGATACACAACCTCCCTGGGGAAACTGAACTACACTGCCGCCAGCTACCAG GTGTATGATGTGTTCTCAGAAAAGGTGATGCCAAGACTGAGCGACACCACCGATTTCACCATCTCCATCAACCCCTCGGGAGTGGTCATGTGGTACATCATTCCTCCAGCGCTCCTGGGCCAGTCTCAGATGGGGGGTGGCGAGTACCCCAACTTCCGGCGGAAGTACAGAGTGTCGCAGCGAGGTGGTGTGGGACTGCCCTTTTCACTGTAG
- the LOC135256901 gene encoding alpha-N-acetylgalactosaminidase-like isoform X2: MGLPGVIFALALTTVATALDNGLMRTPPMGWLAWERYRCDIDCDNDPKNCISEVLFRDMADRLAEDGWRELGYDYINIDDCWSSRKRDEQGRLQPDPKRFPGGIPKLARYVHDRGLKLGIYGDLGTHTCMGYPGTTLDKIDTDAQTFADWGIDMLKLDGCYSNATEQEKGYPLMSKALNATGRPIGYSCSWPAYQGGLPPKVNYTQLGSICNLWRNYGDIQDSWDSVLNIVDWFSNHQDILQPVAGPGRWNDPDMLLIGDFGLSVDQSRSQMALWAIMAAPLFMSNDLRTLNSEARTILQNKGVIAINQDKMGVQGRRILKEKYGIEVYWRPLSNAASALVFFSRRTDMPYRYTTSLGKLNYTAASYQVYDVFSEKVMPRLSDTTDFTISINPSGVVMWYIIPPALLGQSQMGGGEYPNFRRKYRVSQRGGVGLPFSL; this comes from the exons ATGGGCTTGCCAGGGGTTATTTTTGCATTGGCACTCACCACAGTCGCCACTGCTTTGGACAATGGTTTGATGAGGACCCCTCCTATGGGATGGTTGGCATGGGAACGATATCGCTGTGACATTGATTGTGACAATGACCCCAAGAACTGCATCAG TGAGGTGCTTTTCAGGGATATGGCTGACAGGTTGGCAGAGGATGGCTGGAGGGAGCTGGGGTACGATTATATCAATATTGACGACTGCTGGTCCTCCAGGAAGAGAGACGAACAGGGGCGGCTGCAGCCAGATCCCAAAAG GTTTCCAGGGGGAATTCCAAAACTGGCACGCTATGTTCATGACCGTGGATTGAAGTTGGGCATCTACGGAGACCTGGGGACTCACACCTGCATGGGCTACCCTGGTACCACACTGGACAAGATtgacacagatgcacagacgtTTGCGGACTGGGGCATCGACATGCTCAAACTGGATGGCTGCTACTCCAATGCCACAGAGCAGGAGAAGG GCTACCCGCTCATGTCAAAGGCTCTGAATGCCACAGGGCGTCCCATTGGCTATTCCTGCAGTTGGCCTGCCTACCAGGGTGGGCTTCCGCCCAAG gtgAACTACACACAGCTGGGCTCAATATGCAACCTGTGGCGTAACTATGGTGACATCCAGGACTCATGGGATAGCGTGCTGAACATTGTGGACTGGTTCTCCAACCATCAGGACATTCTACAGCCTGTCGCGGGCCCTGGCCGCTGGAATGACCCTGACATG CTGCTCATTGGGGACTTTGGGCTCAGTGTGGACCAGTCTCGCTCTCAGATGGCTCTGTGGGCAATCATGGCCGCACCACTTTTCATGTCCAATGACCTTCGAACTCTGAACAGCGAAGCACGGACCATCCTACAAAACAAGGGCGTCATTGCCATCAACCAGGACAAAATGGGTGTCCAGGGCAGACGCATTCTGAAG GAGAAGTATGGCATTGAGGTATACTGGCGCCCCCTGTCAAACGCAGCCAGCGCTCTGGTGTTCTTCAGTCGCCGGACTGACATGCCGTATCGATACACAACCTCCCTGGGGAAACTGAACTACACTGCCGCCAGCTACCAG GTGTATGATGTGTTCTCAGAAAAGGTGATGCCAAGACTGAGCGACACCACCGATTTCACCATCTCCATCAACCCCTCGGGAGTGGTCATGTGGTACATCATTCCTCCAGCGCTCCTGGGCCAGTCTCAGATGGGGGGTGGCGAGTACCCCAACTTCCGGCGGAAGTACAGAGTGTCGCAGCGAGGTGGTGTGGGACTGCCCTTTTCACTGTAG